A DNA window from Bos javanicus breed banteng chromosome 10, ARS-OSU_banteng_1.0, whole genome shotgun sequence contains the following coding sequences:
- the RPL10L gene encoding ribosomal protein uL16-like: MGRRPARCYRYCKNKPYPKSRFCRGVPDAKIRIFDLGRKKAKVDEFPLCGHMVSDEYEQLSSEALEAARICANKYMVKSCGKDGFHIRVRLHPFHVIRINKMLSCAGADRLQTGMRGAFGKPQGTVARVHIGQVIMSIRTKLQNKEHVIEALRRAKFKFPGRQKIHISKKWGFTKFNADEFEDKVAKKRLIPDGCGVKYVPNRGPLDKWRALHS; encoded by the coding sequence ATGGGCCGCCGCCCTGCCCGTTGTTACCGGTACTGCAAGAATAAGCCTTACCCAAAGTCTCGCTTCTGCCGAGGTGTCCCCGATGCCAAGATCCGCATCTTTGACCTGGGACGGAAGAAGGCCAAAGTGGATGAGTTCCCACTCTGTGGCCACATGGTGTCTGATGAATATGAGCAGCTCTCTTCCGAAGCCCTGGAGGCCGCCCGAATTTGTGCCAACAAGTACATGGTGAAAAGTTGCGGCAAAGATGGCTTTCACATCCGAGTACGACTCCATCCATTCCATGTCATCCGCATCAACAAGATGTTGTCCTGTGCTGGTGCTGACAGGCTTCAGACAGGTATGCGAGGTGCCTTTGGAAAGCCCCAGGGTACGGTGGCCCGAGTCCACATTGGTCAAGTCATCATGTCCATACGCACCAAGCTTCAGAACAAGGAACATGTGATTGAAGCTTTACGCAGGGCCAAGTTCAAGTTCCCTGGGCGCCAGAAGATTCATATCTCCAAGAAATGGGGCTTTACCAAGTTTAATGCTGATGAATTTGAAGACAAAGTGGCTAAGAAGCGCCTCATTCCCGATGGTTGCGGAGTCAAATATGTCCCCAACCGTGGACCTTTGGACAAGTGGCGAGCTCTGCACTCCTGA